In Labrus mixtus chromosome 13, fLabMix1.1, whole genome shotgun sequence, a single genomic region encodes these proteins:
- the LOC132987066 gene encoding PTB domain-containing engulfment adapter protein 1 isoform X1: MNRAFNRKKDKSWMHTPEALAKHYIPYNAKFLGNTEVEAPKGTEVVKDAVRKLKFQRHIKKSEGQKTPKVELQISIYGVKILDPKTKDVQHNCQLHRISFCADDKTDKRIFTFICKDSESNKHLCYVFDSEKCAEEITLTIGQAFDLAYKKFLESGGKDVETRKQIGTLQKRIQELETENSELKKQLQDLEEQLMIAHEPPPLHINSSNEAYMLQRPSSLFWCHSIKSLSCLEISSITLTPMSSPESNLSSGLLTPPPAKPPLLPPKPTEGCSIPRPRAGSISIKPTSTDVFDMVPFSPVTPLVPTPASNGCPPPPPTTLPPDIRKDLFGAEPFDPFTCGSADFPPDIQSKLDEMQEGFKMGLTLEGTVFSLDPLDGRC, translated from the exons ATGAACCGCGCCttcaacaggaaaaaag ATAAATCGTGGATGCACACCCCGGAGGCTCTGGCCAAGCATTACATACCCTACAATGCCAAG TTCCTTGGAAACACGGAGGTTGAGGCCCCAAAAGGCACAGAAGTTGTGAAGGATGCAGTCAGAAAGCTCAAG TTTCAGAGACATATTAAGAAGTCCGAGGGACAGAAGACCCCCAAAGTGGAACTGCAGATCTCCATTTATGGTGTGAAGATACTCGACCCCAAGACAAAA GATGTGCAGCATAACTGTCAGTTACACAGGATATCCTTCTGTGCAGATGACAAAACCGATAAAAGAATATTCACTTTTATCTGCAAAGACTCCGAATCAAACAAACACCTGTGCTACGTGTTTGACAGTGAAAAGTGT GCGGAAGAGATAACTCTAACCATCGGCCAGGCCTTCGACCTCGCCTACAAGAAGTTTCTGGAGTCCGGAGGCAAAGACGTGGAAACGAGGAAACAGATTGGAACCCTACAGAAAAGA atCCAAGAACTGGAAACAGAAAACTCTGAGCTGAAGAAACAACTTCAAGATCTGGAAGAGCAGCTGATGATTGCTCATGAGCCACCA CCGCTGCACATAAACTCGTCTAATGAGGCTTACATGCTGCAGAGGCCGTCCTCTCTCTTCTGGTGTCACAGCATCAAGTCGCTCTCGTGTCTGGAGATCTCCTCCATCACGCTCACTCCTATGAGCTCGCCGGAGTCCAACTTATCCTCTGGGTTACTAACTCCTCCACCTGCCaaacctcctctccttcctcctaaACCTACCGAGGGATGCAGCATCCCGCGGCCTCGT GCTGGGAGTATTTCCATAAAACCTACGTCTACAGACGTTTTCGACATGGTTCCCTTCTCCCCTGTGACACCGCTGGTACCCACACCAGCCAGCAACGgctgccccccacccccaccaacCACATTACCACCAGATATAC ggaAAGACCTGTTTGGTGCTGAGCCGTTTGATCCATTCACCTGCGGATCAGCTGACTTCCCTCCAGACATTCAGTCCAAGCTGGACGAGATGCAG GAGGGGTTCAAAATGGGACTAACCTTAGAGGGCACCGTCTTCTCCCTGGACCCTCTCGACGGCCGCTGCTGA
- the LOC132987066 gene encoding PTB domain-containing engulfment adapter protein 1 isoform X3 gives MNRAFNRKKDKSWMHTPEALAKHYIPYNAKFLGNTEVEAPKGTEVVKDAVRKLKFQRHIKKSEGQKTPKVELQISIYGVKILDPKTKDVQHNCQLHRISFCADDKTDKRIFTFICKDSESNKHLCYVFDSEKCAEEITLTIGQAFDLAYKKFLESGGKDVETRKQIGTLQKRIQELETENSELKKQLQDLEEQLMIAHEPPAGSISIKPTSTDVFDMVPFSPVTPLVPTPASNGCPPPPPTTLPPDIRKDLFGAEPFDPFTCGSADFPPDIQSKLDEMQEGFKMGLTLEGTVFSLDPLDGRC, from the exons ATGAACCGCGCCttcaacaggaaaaaag ATAAATCGTGGATGCACACCCCGGAGGCTCTGGCCAAGCATTACATACCCTACAATGCCAAG TTCCTTGGAAACACGGAGGTTGAGGCCCCAAAAGGCACAGAAGTTGTGAAGGATGCAGTCAGAAAGCTCAAG TTTCAGAGACATATTAAGAAGTCCGAGGGACAGAAGACCCCCAAAGTGGAACTGCAGATCTCCATTTATGGTGTGAAGATACTCGACCCCAAGACAAAA GATGTGCAGCATAACTGTCAGTTACACAGGATATCCTTCTGTGCAGATGACAAAACCGATAAAAGAATATTCACTTTTATCTGCAAAGACTCCGAATCAAACAAACACCTGTGCTACGTGTTTGACAGTGAAAAGTGT GCGGAAGAGATAACTCTAACCATCGGCCAGGCCTTCGACCTCGCCTACAAGAAGTTTCTGGAGTCCGGAGGCAAAGACGTGGAAACGAGGAAACAGATTGGAACCCTACAGAAAAGA atCCAAGAACTGGAAACAGAAAACTCTGAGCTGAAGAAACAACTTCAAGATCTGGAAGAGCAGCTGATGATTGCTCATGAGCCACCA GCTGGGAGTATTTCCATAAAACCTACGTCTACAGACGTTTTCGACATGGTTCCCTTCTCCCCTGTGACACCGCTGGTACCCACACCAGCCAGCAACGgctgccccccacccccaccaacCACATTACCACCAGATATAC ggaAAGACCTGTTTGGTGCTGAGCCGTTTGATCCATTCACCTGCGGATCAGCTGACTTCCCTCCAGACATTCAGTCCAAGCTGGACGAGATGCAG GAGGGGTTCAAAATGGGACTAACCTTAGAGGGCACCGTCTTCTCCCTGGACCCTCTCGACGGCCGCTGCTGA
- the LOC132987066 gene encoding PTB domain-containing engulfment adapter protein 1 isoform X2, translated as MNRAFNRKKDKSWMHTPEALAKHYIPYNAKFLGNTEVEAPKGTEVVKDAVRKLKFQRHIKKSEGQKTPKVELQISIYGVKILDPKTKDVQHNCQLHRISFCADDKTDKRIFTFICKDSESNKHLCYVFDSEKCAEEITLTIGQAFDLAYKKFLESGGKDVETRKQIGTLQKRIQELETENSELKKQLQDLEEQLMIAHEPPPLHINSSNEAYMLQRPSSLFWCHSIKSLSCLEISSITLTPMSSPESNLSSGLLTPPPAKPPLLPPKPTEGCSIPRPRAGSISIKPTSTDVFDMVPFSPVTPLVPTPASNGCPPPPPTTLPPDIRKDLFGAEPFDPFTCGSADFPPDIQSKLDEMQVSSVLGSKWD; from the exons ATGAACCGCGCCttcaacaggaaaaaag ATAAATCGTGGATGCACACCCCGGAGGCTCTGGCCAAGCATTACATACCCTACAATGCCAAG TTCCTTGGAAACACGGAGGTTGAGGCCCCAAAAGGCACAGAAGTTGTGAAGGATGCAGTCAGAAAGCTCAAG TTTCAGAGACATATTAAGAAGTCCGAGGGACAGAAGACCCCCAAAGTGGAACTGCAGATCTCCATTTATGGTGTGAAGATACTCGACCCCAAGACAAAA GATGTGCAGCATAACTGTCAGTTACACAGGATATCCTTCTGTGCAGATGACAAAACCGATAAAAGAATATTCACTTTTATCTGCAAAGACTCCGAATCAAACAAACACCTGTGCTACGTGTTTGACAGTGAAAAGTGT GCGGAAGAGATAACTCTAACCATCGGCCAGGCCTTCGACCTCGCCTACAAGAAGTTTCTGGAGTCCGGAGGCAAAGACGTGGAAACGAGGAAACAGATTGGAACCCTACAGAAAAGA atCCAAGAACTGGAAACAGAAAACTCTGAGCTGAAGAAACAACTTCAAGATCTGGAAGAGCAGCTGATGATTGCTCATGAGCCACCA CCGCTGCACATAAACTCGTCTAATGAGGCTTACATGCTGCAGAGGCCGTCCTCTCTCTTCTGGTGTCACAGCATCAAGTCGCTCTCGTGTCTGGAGATCTCCTCCATCACGCTCACTCCTATGAGCTCGCCGGAGTCCAACTTATCCTCTGGGTTACTAACTCCTCCACCTGCCaaacctcctctccttcctcctaaACCTACCGAGGGATGCAGCATCCCGCGGCCTCGT GCTGGGAGTATTTCCATAAAACCTACGTCTACAGACGTTTTCGACATGGTTCCCTTCTCCCCTGTGACACCGCTGGTACCCACACCAGCCAGCAACGgctgccccccacccccaccaacCACATTACCACCAGATATAC ggaAAGACCTGTTTGGTGCTGAGCCGTTTGATCCATTCACCTGCGGATCAGCTGACTTCCCTCCAGACATTCAGTCCAAGCTGGACGAGATGCAGGTGAGCTCCGTTCT GGGTTCAAAATGGGACTAA